The genomic DNA AATCGTCTGGCGGTGCCATTTAAGGTTGATTTTCGGCTGTTTGCCGTTTCTTATGCAGTCAACGAATTCATCCACCATTCCGATCCATTCGTCGAAATAGGTATATTGAACTGTATAACGGTCGTTGGGCGCGCCGTTATGATATACATTGGGACCGAAACAGTCGCAGGCCAGAACGCCTTTTTCGCCGCTGATTACAAGATTGACCTCCATGCGTTTCGGGAACACTTCCCAGCCCGGACCCGGAACTTTAAGACGCTCCTCCATGCGGGACCAGGATGGGTCAAGCAGGAATACCGTGCCGTCCCGCATTTTCCCGTTGACCAGCAACATGTCCTCCACTTCCAGTTCCGGCCTGATATTTTTCCCCACATCTGAAAAGACAAAGTCAAAGTCGGCCCCGGTCAGCCAGCGGATAAGGTCAAAAATATGGGGATGGTCGCATAATGCTCCGCCGCGAAAGCGGGAATCTCCCTTGCGCAGGGCAATTCTTTTGCCATAACTGGCTTCCGGCACACCCTGCCAGGGAAAAGCCCAAACCGGGGAAAGGGTTATGTTGGTTGCCTGAACGGAAAATATTTTGCCGATTTCGCCGTCGGCGATCAGTTTTTTGAGGCGGTGCACCACGGGGTTGTAATGCATTTCCAACTCAACCTGAAAGACAATTCCACTCCGGGCGACCAAGTCAATCATTTCGTCATATTCCGCCATGTCAAAGGTGGGAATTTTCATTGAGAGCACATGCAGACCGCGCTTTGCGCAGTCCCGGACTTGGGATAAATGCCGGTTATTGGCGGAGGCAAGCACCACCGCCTCAATTTCCGGGTGCTCTTTAAACATCTCTCGTTCATCCATGTAACACGGCACGCCATGGTTGCCGGACTCAAACACTTTTTTGACCGCTTTGTTTTCAGCGCAGGCGGCCACCCAGTCCAGTTTTGGATTGCTCTTGAGAGTCTGATAATATTTCCTGGTATGACCGTGCGTGAGGGAGAGCATCGCTATTTTCAATGGTTTCATTGTACTATTCCTTCATTATATTATTGTTCTCAGGTAGGGCGGGGACCACGCTTAAGCGTGGTTCATGCCATAGCAGATCCGCCTAAGGCGGAAAACAGCCTTGCCTGCCACGCCAACGGCGTGGTCCCGCCGCGGTTTTGCCGTTCGGACGGCCGGACTGGCAGTCCGGCCCTACCTTTTTAAAACTTCCAAAGCGGGCTATGCCCGCAACCCAAACAAAATAAACCTCACCACAGAGACACGGAGGCACAGAGAGACTTCTCCTCACGTGTTCTCTTCCGACCAATCGTTGCGTGCATTTTGCGCAGGGTGTTGCGCCCTACACAAAATGCACGCAACACTCTGTGTGGAGATGGAAGGAGATCAAGGAGACGGATCACGCTCTGTGCCTCCGTGTCTCTGTGGTTCCGCCTGTGCGGATCCGCCGGGGCGGAGAATCCCCTCTTGTTTTTCATTTTCTTGTTTTTTATAGCGGTTCCTCATGGTAAAGGTACTATACGTTCGAAACTGGTTTCCCGGTTTTATCTGATTTCAGGGCCGCGGCGATTATGCGCAGGAGTCTTTCGTTCTGTCTGTTCCAGGCCTTGCCGGTTTTGGGGTCGGAGAGAACGGCAAAAGCGGCCCGGATAAGATTGATTTCCGACGGAGCGAAGCCGAAGAGTTCGCTGTCAATGTCGGTAAACCGTTTTTCCCCCTTGCCGGTGAAGGCATAGATGGAAGCCTGGGGCACCTGGGTATCAACGACGCGGTCGGAGGCCACTCCGCGCCGGGCTATTATTTCGTGCCGGTCAATTTCTTCCGCGCCGTCCGGGAGCGTCACGCTGCATTCAACGCTGCAGCTCAACCCGTTTGCCAGCTTCACGATCACGTTGGCCGCCTTTTTCCCGTTGAACACGGCAAACAACGATTTAATGTCCGCGCCGCCAAGGTATTCGCAGAGATCAAATTTGCGGTAAAGCAAGTGATCCAGTGATGTGTTTTTCGATGCAATGGCGCAGAAACGCAAGGTTGAAATATCTTCCAACGTGCCGTTCACGGCGATATTTTTCAGCTCGGTGAACCGTCGCTCAACGCGCCAGGGCAGCAGGCGGCATGTTTGCCCGGATTCCGTTTTCAGCATGACTTCCACCGGCGCGCCGCGTCCGGCCGGCGCGAGTTTGGCCCGGCGCCGGAGCCCGTATTTATCAATCAAATTTCCCAGGGCTTTGTTCATTGCGGCGATGTTTTTTTTTGTCATGTTTTTTTCCTTAAAACCATTAACTTGTGAATTTTGTGGCTATTTTAATGTCCAGGAATTTCAAAGACATATGTTCGTCCGAAAATCCCGTAGGGGCGTCGCTTGACGACGCCCGCCGGAAGGGCTTCGCAAGCGAAGCCCCTACGTCGAGCGGGATAATAGTTGCCCCCGATGCGCTTCGCGATCGGGGGCCTAATTCAAAATTTTCCCTGTTTATAAACATTTTACCCGCGGGATGTATTTTGCCAGCAAGGCGGCGTTGGCCTGGTCGCCGCCGGGTTCGTTGGCGCTGCGCCATACGGGGGGAACAATCCCCCTGGCAACGCAGATTTTCACGGTTTCTATTTCCAAGCGGTGGGCGATGTAAAAATCCGTTATGTTTGAGATTGGCGCTATCGGCGTATTAAAACCGGGAACGTTTATAACGGCGTCTCCGACCGGGTTGTAGTCGTCTATGCAAACATCGGCCAAGTCAAACAAGTTTTTCTTTGACGGATGGCGGATGAAATGGTCCCGCGGCATTTCATTCTGCCAATAAGAGCTGGAGACGGCGATGATCTTCACTCCGTTGTCTTTTGCTTCAAGCGCGGCGTCAATAGTCGCGGCATTTATGCCGATATTGTGAAATATTATGAGCAAATCGTCTTTTTTTAACCGGTAATATTTCATTATTGACCGGCCATAATTGACGCAGCGCTCAAGCTCCAGATATTTCAGGGCCTGATTGAAGACGGAAAGCCCCGTTTCCATGATCGGGTTGATATTGCTGAAACCGCCCGCCCTGAAAAACATTTCACCCATCACCAACGTCGTATGCCCGCCGCCGCCATAGACGTTTATCAACTTGTCCCGCTCAATGGCATCGGCCATGAATTCGCCGGCTTTCTTGATGTTTGCGGCTTGTTCCTTTTCAATCCTTTTTAAAAGCGCGCTGATTTTTTCCAGATAACCGAAATCGTTATTCTCTTTTTGCATTTTTTTTATTCCCTCCTATTTTAACACTCTTTTGTAATTTGTTCCCAGCCGGTCCCATAATTTCAAGGCGTCGGGCGCGGCCAGCACCGTTCCATACCCACCGCGGTATGTCCATGCGGCCAGCCGGTCTACGCCCAGTTTTACATACAAGTCCACGACTTCATCCATCTGTTTGAAATCGTCGGGTTGTTTATAATAATTCATGATCCATCGTTCCGACTGCTTGTTATACTTCCTTGCTATTTCCACGGTGCGTTGCGTAATGTCCTTGAAAAAACTCATCGGCAGCTGCCAGCTGATGATAGTGGTGGAAAAAACGTCAAAATAGGGCGACGCGCCCACCATGTCCCAGTTGTCATACCCCCGGTATTCCTTGACATAATATGTGTTGATGGTCGCATGGACACAGGCGGTTATTTCAAGTTTTTTGTTTATTTCCTTTATTTTCCGCGAGGTGTCTTCAAGAATGAATAACGCCTCCCGCCACCTGAACTGCTTCACGTCATCGTTCATGACTTTCGGCATCTCATAGCCATAATAATCATTGAATTTTTTCTGGCATACTGAGCACCGGCAGGTCCAGTCCTCGCCGGCGCCGCCGGTGATCGAGGCATAGGATTTCGGCAGGGCGTAGTGCGGTTCATCCCAGAAAAATCCATCGGCTTCCGTCTCCTTTGCCAGTTTCAGGCAAATGCCCTGGAAATAATCCCGGAAGGAAGGAGTATTAAAACAGGCATAAGGCAATATTTCGCCCGTAATGGCGGAAACCTGGCGATTATTAACGTTGTTTTGAAGGAAGAGGCTTACCTGCTCTCCTCCAAAATATTTTCCTATGCCCCATGGATCAAGGATTACTTTCAACCCCAGTTCATGGGCTTTTTTGATGACCGGATTAATTGACGGGAACCAGAAATCCATCTCAAATTCCGTGATGGCCAGGATGACCGCCGTGCAGCCATGGTCTATCATTTCCTTAAAGTCCCTTTCCGCGTGCTCCACGTAGTTCAAGCCGTAATAACTTACCGCTGTCTGTTTTATCGCCATTGCCGTTCCTCCGTTTCTGATTGTTTTTTCATGACGGTTTCCAATGTTTAAGGCGCTGTTTGCCGCTTAAAAACTTCACGCAATTTTTTCTCCGCGCAATGTTTCGTAGACGGCGATGATGTTTTCAACGGGCGTGTCCTCGGTGAACGCATGGGTCGGGCCGGCCACAAAACCGCCGCCGGGCGCGCCAATCTTCATAAGATTTTTTACGTATTCCCTGACTTCATCGGCGTTTTTTTCTATCACTGCGTGTTGTCCGTCAATCGCGCCCCATAAACAAATCCGGCTTCCAAAATTCTTTTTCAGCGCGGAAAATTCGTTGCCGCGCGCCTCCGACTGCAGGCGGCCGACGCATTGAATCCCCATGGCGGCCATGTCGTCAAAAATTTCCGTAAAACCTCCACAACCGTGGAAGTAGGGAATCACGCTGAATTCCCGGCAGAGGTCCACTGCTTTTTGCAGGTAAGGCCTGATATATTCGCGCCACATAGCCACGCTGAACATCATTCCGTTCTGCCCGGCCACGTCGTCGCCGATGCCGGCAATGTCAATGAGCCCTTGGTTGGTTGCAAGGAAACGGCGCATGCGTTCAAGATTGACGGCGCTGATTTTGCCCATGACGGCATGGGCCATATCGGGGTTGGAAGCCATATCCATCATGTAATTTTCCATTCCGCGCAGTCCCATGGCGTATAAAAACAGGATGAACATGTCATAAGCGGCAACGGCGTTATCCTTAAGATAAGGCAGCAGATCGGACGAAATCTCATAATCAAAAGTGTCGGGACTTGGCCAATGCGGATATTTTATTATGTCTTCAACGGATGAGGCGTCTTCCAGCGGCATTTTTTTTATAACCATCTTTTCCCCGTGCATGGCGGCATGCACGTCGCCGCAGGAAAACCATCGGTGATCACGCGCATTTTTTTTAACTCCCGGCCATACGAAACGGACGTCGCACCCGAGTTTTTCATCAAGCTGCATGTGGCCGGGAGTTACATAGGAAAAATCATCCGCTTTAACGCCCAGTTTCTTCCCCAGCGGGAACGTGACATTGTTATCCCCGAGAAAAAACGAGGGAATGCGGTCCGTTTCCTGGTGTTGAATGGAGCGCAAAACACGTTCTTTTGAGTTCATTTGTTTTGATAATGTTTGATTGGGGGTGTCCCTTCATGGTTTTATGTTGCCGCAAGTATTTCTCCGCATTGGCGGAATATTTTTCTTAACTGCTTCGCCGAGCGTTCGTCGCGCGGCGCCATGCTTTTGAGGGGGGTGGCGTAAAATTCGTCCTGGATGCGTTTCTTTTCCGCGTCAAACTGTTCCGCCGGCCGCCGCCACGCCTTCCGGCCGCCCGCGGCCAGCCGCCGTTCAATCCAGTTGAAATAAACTTCAAACTCGCGTTTGTAAACATGCCGCACCAGTTCGGAGGCAAAAGTGCGGCAGTAATCGTTTTCAATATTGCCTTTGAGGGTCTGTTCCGCGTGGGAATTGACCGGCGCGGTCCTGGCCAGGCGTTGCAGCGAGGCGTAGATTGAAAAATCGGGGTCCTGATCCAGCAGGTTGCCGAGGAGCGCAAGTAATGTTTCAATTTGTCGGCGCTGAAGCCGGATTGTATCGGCCAGCGCCTTATCCTTGCGCCAGGCGTCAAGGTTGAGCGCGATTTTTACAAACGTCCAGCGCAGGAACTGATCCAAGACGGTCCGGGCAATGTCAATCGCGTCCCGCCGCCAGAATTGGTCGCCATAATTGGCGGAAACAAGCCTTTCCAGGTTTTTAAAAACGCCGCAGCCCATGGAAAGGTTCTTCTCGGTTTTGGCATATTCGTCCCGATAGAGGGCCAGCCGTTCCGGAGTCAGGTTGGAAAACTGCTCCTGCGAGAGAATCCGGAAATAGGGAAGAAAGGCAAAACTTTTCCGGGTGCGGAAATTTGCATGCCAGCGCAGCGGACGCGAGAACGCAAAAAAATCGCGCCAGACCGTCATCATATTGCGGATAATTTTGGCGGAATAACGGCTGGCGCAGTAAGCGCGGAGCGATGCCGGCAAGGCGGCGCCGCGCGGGTTCCAGCCGTTACGGGCCAGATATTCCAGCATGAAGGTGTCGCCGTGCGAAAGCTCGGGCCAGAGCGCCAGTCCCCGGCACATTGGGTCGGAATCAGCCTCGCGCAGGCGGCCGGCCAGCGAAGAATAATTGCCGCCGATTTCCGAGTTCGGCGCAAAGGCGTGGAAAACGCCGAATATCCACGGGAATTTGCGGTATATGCCCCAGCCTCGGTAAGGTTTGCGGCCTTCCAGGTCAGCCGTGTATTCCAGAATGATGGTTCTTGACGGATCAAATTCGCGGAGCAGTTTTTTTACATCGGCATTTTTCCAATTCATGATGAAATCCCAACTGGCGATCAGCAGGGGTGCGTCCGGATAGTGTTCCCTCATCACCGACTGGATTTTGTGATAGGCATAGCGCTTGATGTTCAGATTTTCAGTCCTGGTTTTTCCGAACATGCGCTCCGCCAGGCCGATCGTGTGAAACAATTGGGGTTCTTTGCCGGCAAATTCGCGGATGTGCGTCGCGGTCAGTTTCCAGTAGGCTTGCCAGGCGCGCTCGTCAAAAATGTTCCAGACCCGGCCGGTAACCGAGTTATAACCCGGAGTGTTCTGCTTGAGGACGGGAAAGCCGGGGTTGTGTTTATAAAATGATGAGGGAGTATGGGAATACCAGTGTGTAATAGTGCCGGTATCCTCGGGATGCAGGAGGCCGCGGTCAGAGGCATATTGCAGGATTTTTTTCCGCAGTTCGCCCCGGTATTTCAGCGGCCAGAAACTGGTGCGATCGTCATAAGAACGCGGAACCGCGTCCGGGTCCGGGCCGTTTTTCGGGGGGTAGGGGCAACTCTCCGGAAAAACGCGCTGGAAAAGATCGTCAATGCCGGTCCGCAGCATGAAGAGATTCAGCCGTTTCTTCAGAATCCAGTCAATTTCCCGCTTCCAATCTTCAAAATCCCAGTGCTCCGCCTGGAAACGATGCAGACCGCGGTGGGCAAAATAGCGCAGGCCGCGATAGACAAAGCGTGGGCTTTCCGCGAAATCGCATCCGGCCATGCTGAGTTTCGGGCGGAAGGGGATTTTATCGCCGTCCCAGAAATATTCCGCTCCGGCTTTTCGTCTGAAAAAGTCATAAACGGCATAAATTGTGGAACGGGCGCAGGCGCCCGCCAGAATGAGGGTCGTGCGGCCGCGTTCCGTCAGAGAAATAATATGATAATCATCCGTGCCGTATTTGACGCGGAAGCGCGCCATGCGTCCGTTCCGGATCGGAAGAAAAGCGGCCGGATTGACGGCGTCGGAACCGATCACCACCGCGTTGCCGCGCGGCAGGGAGCCGTTCCATTTAATTAAGCGGACTTTTTGGCCGGTAACGGTCTGCCAGAGGTTCCGGAATGTTTCCCCCGCGATGAAATATCCTTTTTCCCCATGTGGCGGCAGAATAATGCTCGGTGGTGTTGCTTTCATAATGTTTTGCGCGGCCGGAAATACGCTTTTACGGCCCTCATGCCTGTATTGCAGAACTCTGGGACGCGAGGCGCGCGCTGATGCCTGCAGCGGCCGCGGTCATTTCTTTTATAATCGCTTTTTTGTGCGCGCCCTTGAAGCGGAAGGCGGGCAGGAATATGCCCAGCGCGGCCACGACACTATCGCCGCCGCCATTTTTCGCGCGCGCTTGCCCGTTTTCTCTGATGGGGCAGGCCA from Kiritimatiellia bacterium includes the following:
- a CDS encoding Gfo/Idh/MocA family oxidoreductase, with translation MKPLKIAMLSLTHGHTRKYYQTLKSNPKLDWVAACAENKAVKKVFESGNHGVPCYMDEREMFKEHPEIEAVVLASANNRHLSQVRDCAKRGLHVLSMKIPTFDMAEYDEMIDLVARSGIVFQVELEMHYNPVVHRLKKLIADGEIGKIFSVQATNITLSPVWAFPWQGVPEASYGKRIALRKGDSRFRGGALCDHPHIFDLIRWLTGADFDFVFSDVGKNIRPELEVEDMLLVNGKMRDGTVFLLDPSWSRMEERLKVPGPGWEVFPKRMEVNLVISGEKGVLACDCFGPNVYHNGAPNDRYTVQYTYFDEWIGMVDEFVDCIRNGKQPKINLKWHRQTI
- a CDS encoding sugar isomerase domain-containing protein, which produces MQKENNDFGYLEKISALLKRIEKEQAANIKKAGEFMADAIERDKLINVYGGGGHTTLVMGEMFFRAGGFSNINPIMETGLSVFNQALKYLELERCVNYGRSIMKYYRLKKDDLLIIFHNIGINAATIDAALEAKDNGVKIIAVSSSYWQNEMPRDHFIRHPSKKNLFDLADVCIDDYNPVGDAVINVPGFNTPIAPISNITDFYIAHRLEIETVKICVARGIVPPVWRSANEPGGDQANAALLAKYIPRVKCL
- a CDS encoding uroporphyrinogen decarboxylase family protein produces the protein MNSKERVLRSIQHQETDRIPSFFLGDNNVTFPLGKKLGVKADDFSYVTPGHMQLDEKLGCDVRFVWPGVKKNARDHRWFSCGDVHAAMHGEKMVIKKMPLEDASSVEDIIKYPHWPSPDTFDYEISSDLLPYLKDNAVAAYDMFILFLYAMGLRGMENYMMDMASNPDMAHAVMGKISAVNLERMRRFLATNQGLIDIAGIGDDVAGQNGMMFSVAMWREYIRPYLQKAVDLCREFSVIPYFHGCGGFTEIFDDMAAMGIQCVGRLQSEARGNEFSALKKNFGSRICLWGAIDGQHAVIEKNADEVREYVKNLMKIGAPGGGFVAGPTHAFTEDTPVENIIAVYETLRGEKIA
- a CDS encoding alpha-N-acetylglucosaminidase TIM-barrel domain-containing protein, with product MKATPPSIILPPHGEKGYFIAGETFRNLWQTVTGQKVRLIKWNGSLPRGNAVVIGSDAVNPAAFLPIRNGRMARFRVKYGTDDYHIISLTERGRTTLILAGACARSTIYAVYDFFRRKAGAEYFWDGDKIPFRPKLSMAGCDFAESPRFVYRGLRYFAHRGLHRFQAEHWDFEDWKREIDWILKKRLNLFMLRTGIDDLFQRVFPESCPYPPKNGPDPDAVPRSYDDRTSFWPLKYRGELRKKILQYASDRGLLHPEDTGTITHWYSHTPSSFYKHNPGFPVLKQNTPGYNSVTGRVWNIFDERAWQAYWKLTATHIREFAGKEPQLFHTIGLAERMFGKTRTENLNIKRYAYHKIQSVMREHYPDAPLLIASWDFIMNWKNADVKKLLREFDPSRTIILEYTADLEGRKPYRGWGIYRKFPWIFGVFHAFAPNSEIGGNYSSLAGRLREADSDPMCRGLALWPELSHGDTFMLEYLARNGWNPRGAALPASLRAYCASRYSAKIIRNMMTVWRDFFAFSRPLRWHANFRTRKSFAFLPYFRILSQEQFSNLTPERLALYRDEYAKTEKNLSMGCGVFKNLERLVSANYGDQFWRRDAIDIARTVLDQFLRWTFVKIALNLDAWRKDKALADTIRLQRRQIETLLALLGNLLDQDPDFSIYASLQRLARTAPVNSHAEQTLKGNIENDYCRTFASELVRHVYKREFEVYFNWIERRLAAGGRKAWRRPAEQFDAEKKRIQDEFYATPLKSMAPRDERSAKQLRKIFRQCGEILAAT
- a CDS encoding IclR family transcriptional regulator C-terminal domain-containing protein, coding for FVAENGLPGDSWPQANSLKKLKTELEKIRRQEWIAHQPGKDLVGVACPIRENGQARAKNGGGDSVVAALGIFLPAFRFKGAHKKAIIKEMTAAAAGISARLASQSSAIQA